The Tripterygium wilfordii isolate XIE 37 chromosome 5, ASM1340144v1, whole genome shotgun sequence DNA segment TTGAACAATTAGCGATGTTTCTTTTCCTGTGTTCCCTGTTAATATAAAGTGCTTCTCTTCACAGTTAAAGGAAGTTTTCACAACATGTTGTTTCAATTCttcttagttttttttctcCTGAAATTGAGCACTCTGAGATAATACATAATAGAGATCATGGTGGTTGATTATTTTATTGGgttaatattttgttgatatatttATTGGGAATTGAAGCTTTTaactttggatttttttatactttattaTTTTGGGTTTCGCTTAATATAGGATATTCCTTGGAATCTTCGATAGGGttttctcaaatttctcaactgcaaaccttttcttttgattttactGAAAATGTTTAAATGGGCGTGGGATGTTAGATATTCTGCGATTTCTTGATTGTGTCAAAGAAAAAGAGTAGTGGGGTCCATTTCCAAATGCTTCCTGTGGGTGCTGACTTTGTGAGGCTTTGGGAAAGAAGTAGATGCTTTCTGGTTAAGTCCGGTGCATGATGTGTGGTTCACTCGTCCCCTTTTCTTTACTCCTCTCATTTTTTGTTTGGTGATGGAGAGTTCAATACCTTACTTGGGGAGTGAACCAtactctctccttttcttttcttttttctttttcttttttcatacaCACTTTATTTCTTCACCTCCTCTCTTTTTATTGGTATATACAACACTTGTTGACCCTGTCTTTACCTCTTAAAATTGTATTTTGGTGAATTTTTGTCTCCACCAGTACTTAATACTCTTTgttcatcataaaaaaaaatgctcttTGTTTGAAGACGCTAAAATCATGTCCTAGTCCCAAGCATCTGGGAGGGTCTTTCCTTGTATTTAGAGGAGTCATTGTGAGTTTGATTAAACTAGCTTTAGCGAGACTAAATGTGGCATAATAGGGACAAGGCTGGTTGCCCTTGTATATTGGGGATCCAATAACCCAACACCTTGTAACCGGTATAAAATATTTCTACTTTTTGTTAAAGTGACACtgtatgtatgtacatatgTTTAGCTTGGTTGATTGAGGTAGCAAATTGGATCAAATTACATATGCAATGGTGTCTCTATGCTTCTGTAACTTGGACTAATATCTTtgtatgttttgttttgtttgtttgttttttttttcttcctgtcacgtgtaataaatatattattattttctttccccttttttttcccctgtaaGATACAGTAATCCATTAAAACATAATTGAATACAAAACCTTAAATAAATGTTGTCAACATAAACCGAAATTTACATTTTGGAGATACATACTATCTTGCTTGTTCTTCCTTCTCTAGCCTTGCTTTTGCTCACTAGGGTACCATGAGTGGCCTTTGATTGTTATACTGTGCCTCTAGGTTTCATTATTCCTTGGCAAATCTTATTGGAGATGATTTAGGAAAGCAACATATGGGACTCATTTCTTGACCATCATTAAGGGTGGTGACTAACCAGGCTCTATGTGGCTTTACTAGTATAGGTTATTAGGTTGTAATAGTTGCTTCTCTAACTGTCTCTCCATATCAAGTTTCATCTCCTTTTGATTTGCTGTTCATGTGATCCtaaattgaggcagaggctgAAAAGTTTATGCAGCTTTATAtatgaaattttcaaatttatcatttttctttgatttgtaTTTGCAGGAATAAGATTAACATAATTGAAGCCGGTGCCTTAGAACCAATTATTAGCTTTCTTCAGTCAAGTAATTCAAACCTGCAGGAGTATGCAGCTGCCTCTTTGCTCACACTGTCAGCAACTACCTTGAACAAACCAATAATAAGTTCTTCTGGTGCCATTCCTCTCCTTGCGGAAATCCTTAGACATGGAAGTGCACAGGCTAAGGTGGATGCTGTTATGGCTCTTTCGAATCTCTCAACACACCCAAATAGTCTCTCATTGATTCTTGAAACAAAGCCAATTTCTTCATTAGTTAACTTACTCAAAACATGTAAGAAATCTTCAAAAACAGCTGTGAAATGCTGTGCTCTTATAGAATCTCTAGTGAGCTTTGATGAGTGCAGAACTGCATTGATTTCAGAAGAAGGTGGAGTGCTTGCAGTTGTTGAAGTTCTGGAAAATGGCTCTCCCCAAAGTCGGGAGCATGCAGTTGGGGCACTGCTAACTATGTGTCACAGTGACAGATGTAAATATAGAGAGCCAATTCTCGAAGAAGGTGTAATTCCTGGTCTTCTTGAGCTCACTGTTCAAGGAACACCCAATTCTCAGGCAAAAGCACATATGCTGTTGCGGTTACTGAGGGACTCTCCCTATCCTAGATCGGAGCTTCAACCTGACACACTCGAGAATATTGTTTGCACAATTATCTCTCAGATAGATGGAGATGATCAATCCAGTAAGGCAAGGAAGATGCTGGCTGACATGGTGCAAGTTAGCATGGAACAAAGCTTGAAACACTTACAGCAAAGAGCTATGGTATGCACCCCAAGTGATCTGCCTATTGCAAGCTGTACTTCTGAAGTTTCTTCAAAATGATGTTTTTGGTTCATttgctttgttttcttattgTAATCCTGTgagataaaattttcaaatatagtAATGTAAAAAcgaacaaaagagagagaaagatacaGTGAATAATGTCCAGAACAggaaaaaaatagtgaaaaatgcCAGTCCTGGCCATCATGAGGGGGCATCAGGTGACTGGTGAATGTTAATAATGTTGGAAGTGTATGATGCTGAAAGTGTAGTTATGTATTTGGGCTGTATAGAAACTCTTGGATCAAATGTTATATAATTATTGAAGCTTTCCTTTtcttatctctctctttttttggggTTCTCCCATGGTTTCTCTTAGAGTTGATTGGGTTGTAGACTAATTCTGAAGCATTATGTGGCCTTTAAGTTGAAGCTGGATGCATAAGCTCTTATTTTTTTGGATGTCCCATGCTCTAGTTTTAGGTAATGCGAACACATTAGTTATTTGCTGTTTTTCTTGAACTGATTGTGATTTGTTGAGAAGTATTCCTGGCTCTGTGGGGTGTGAATCAGGGTTTGAAGCGACAATTCTAGTATGCACTGAtacaaagcggacaatattcaCTAGACCCTTGGAGGGGCGGGCTGAGATTAAGAGTCACTTAGCTTTGGCCATGCTAGGAGTTTCATAGATACTCTAAATTTATGGAGTTGCATATTTGGTACATGAGATAACTTTGAAAGATAAAAAAGGAAACACTTTTaactaagaaagaaagaaatgatcTTCAGTTGGATTGCTATCAAAATGTGGCTCTCACATGGTCAGCAGCATAGATAGATAGAAGATATATCAGAATATCTTGGCAACATCTTTCATGAGGCCACTGTTTGCCTTGGCGAAGTCTGTGAACTCCTCAAAAGAAATGTAACCATCGCCATCGGTATCAATCTCTGACATCATTCGTTTAATCTCCTCTGGCGTGACTGAGCCGAGTGTCTTCAAGCAGTCTCCGAGCTCCGCTGCAGAGATCTTGCCATCGCCATTCAAGTCAAAACGCTTGAATATGCGCTCGCGCTCTGCCTTTGCCTGTTCATCAGCCATTTTTATATATCTATGGTGCTTGAATTTCTTCTTTCTGATTGCAGTTTGGATTTGTGGAGGACTGGTTCTTAAAGAGATTGATAGTGATTAGTGTAAGGTCATCCTTCAAAGTAGGAAACAAATATGCTTCAAGACCGGATCATCAAGCTGTTTTTTACCAAATAGATTTAAGGTAAATTGGAAAGtgcatatttttcatttttgagaGGTGGCTAATCTTGTGATCTCTAATATGtcacttattattttttttataaccaacAATAACTCGAGGAGCGTGTCTTTTTTGGATAATCCACTAAATCCAAACTCGGATCGGGCCGTATTATGTACGAGCAAATCCACTTGACAAGTTAGTTGGGCCCAGATTCGATGCTAATCATTTGGAAATAGCTGTATAGCTCAAAGGCAAAACCAACTTAGCTGATTTGACAATGTTATCATATTCCATGAGTTATAACTTCACTACATTTATAATGGCCTGTTCAAAATGTCcccattattatttattagtatTTCAATGGcttattattacttttttttattaggcAGTAATCTTACACTTTTATGACTTTTTTTAATACAAGTGAAGGGAAtgagactcgaactcgagatttctatgagataccacacacatgagtgttaTATGAGCTACTCGTGGTTATCTTTTATTGTTACTTTGAAACAAGAGATAAGTGCAGGCAGTAATCTTACACTTTTAAGACTTTTTTTAATACAAGTGAAGGGGATGAGGCTTGAACTCGAGATttttatgagataccacacacatgagtgtcatacGAGCTATTCGTGGTTATCTTTTATTGTTACTTTGAAACAACAGATAAGTGCATAGGATGTCATAAGACATGGACAAGCAATAAATAAGAAATCTAGATGCGACAagcaataaataataaattttacaCCAAATTAATAATGATTAATCTAAAATATCCTTGACTtaaaattttgagtttagaAAATGTTGAGTCTATATACTCA contains these protein-coding regions:
- the LOC119998259 gene encoding U-box domain-containing protein 3-like, whose protein sequence is MEDSAESLSPCSPRDIDSDAGGAEKGSSTSASVNRALQLIESDDLDSKLQAAREIRQLTKTSHRCRRQLAQAVKPLVSMLRVDESDCNESVLLALLNLAVKDERNKINIIEAGALEPIISFLQSSNSNLQEYAAASLLTLSATTLNKPIISSSGAIPLLAEILRHGSAQAKVDAVMALSNLSTHPNSLSLILETKPISSLVNLLKTCKKSSKTAVKCCALIESLVSFDECRTALISEEGGVLAVVEVLENGSPQSREHAVGALLTMCHSDRCKYREPILEEGVIPGLLELTVQGTPNSQAKAHMLLRLLRDSPYPRSELQPDTLENIVCTIISQIDGDDQSSKARKMLADMVQVSMEQSLKHLQQRAMVCTPSDLPIASCTSEVSSK
- the LOC119998260 gene encoding polcalcin Syr v 3-like, with translation MADEQAKAERERIFKRFDLNGDGKISAAELGDCLKTLGSVTPEEIKRMMSEIDTDGDGYISFEEFTDFAKANSGLMKDVAKIF